Below is a window of Corvus cornix cornix isolate S_Up_H32 chromosome 2, ASM73873v5, whole genome shotgun sequence DNA.
TACCAGGATTTGGAGGGCCATGGGGTGCTCTTCTGAGAGGATCAGTTGTTCTGTGCTCTTGGTTTTAGCTTGGTGAGTTTGGTTTAGCATTCTATCATATTCCTTTCCTGATTTTACCTTTGGCTAATGCAAAATAAGTGAAATTGGCATGCATGGAAGCTAACAACCTTTCAGTGTGGTAGAAGGGTAGGAAGGGATGCAGGGAATCATGAAATGGTCATGAGTTATTCCTAAAGCTCCTAAGAACAAATCTCTGAATGCCTGGAAAGATCACAAGTCTCTGAATGAGGTGCTGTCTCCCCTATTTTGCTGACAGTTGTTGGACATGTGTGTTTAAAACATAACACTAGCACAGTCTTTAATGAAGCACAGGCTGTTGTGAGAGATGCCTCAGGTGGCTCTGGGTACCTGGTATATCAAAGTACACAACCCACAGGTGCTGCCTTGGTCCATGGAAGCACAGTTCACACAGCACTGCATCCTGCCTAATCTGCCATGTCCGTCAGCAGCACTGTTCAGCTCACTCACAGTTTGCTGACAAGGGGATCTGAGTATCACCCTGCATTGCACAGGTTACTTGATTCCTGGTATTTCTGTCCCCTCAGCACGGTATGTGGATCATCATTGTTTTACCAATACAGTACCAATGCAGCTTCATTGTGATGATCAGAGTAATAAAGAAGGGAGCACATGATGTGTCTGACAGTGCAGATTGAACCTAGCAGCCTTTCAGTTTGATGGGGGCAGGTTGGATGTTTCAGAGCTCATGAAGGGGACATTTCAGGTAACCCTAGAGACCAGATGGAGAAttgaaaaggaggaaggagaggagacttttattcattcattcattcattcagtGTGCTTGGCCCAACAAAGTAAGAGCATTTCTATGAAGATGTGTATAGTAATTTGATATAATTATTGCTGACACCAACAAGGCCCAGAACAGATACTAGAGACACCCATACGTTGATGAAGGGCCAAGAGAAGTTGTCTTGAAGTTTTGTTTCAGGTGATTTTTAgaactaaaacaaaaccacagttttTCTGGTAGGGTACCCTGCTTTTCTAAAATGCTCTAGCAGGAACACTGTGATACAAAAGCACAAATACCGTAATTGATGACCTTCAAGATAAACGGCAATCTCTTAAAACCAAATAACTTCAACATTGAGGTATGAACTAACACTGTATTTTGATGAATATTAATCTTCTGTAAAATCAAGTGTATTACAGCTTTGGTTAACGTTACGTATTGTTTACTTTCTGCGGGTTTTGTTAAAACTATAATGTCAGGTAGAggagaggttaaaaaaaagctgttcagaaATGACCCTCTTGTCActgttgtgtttggttttattttcagaattggaggaaagaactggaaaaacaCAGGGAGAAATTACTGGGTGGAAATGAGAGttcctccaaaaaaaaagaggtaagtTGCTTTCAGTTGCATATATTCTGTGTTTGGAATTGGATTTATCATCAATGCTGCCAACACAGAatttcataaatacattttaaaagccagCATCAAAATTTATATACCTAAATGCATGACGAAAGAAAATGATGCCAAAGTAACATTTGTTCTattctatttttaagaaaaagaaaaaggaaaagaagaaatctaaTAGGGTGagcaaaattttcagttttctgatctttttttgctttggggtTGTTCCTGTTTGTCATTTAAGTTCTCTTGGAAAGAGAAAGCATAGCTGTAATTTTGATTTTAGATGTTAAATTAACTTACTTTTATTTAGAAAGGGTTTTCTTGTACATTCAGtacaaggaaaattaaagggaggaaaagagcaTTAAATAGatattattaaatgaaaaatgttagaAGTGGTTTAGAagtttatttaagaaaaatctaTGTAAGACCAGCTTCtcagaagtaaaattttattggttacactttgaaaatgaagaactTTTAAAGGGAGTGTTTGGATGGGCTTTTGAGTATTTGCCAGACAAAATGCTGCATCTCACAAGCTTCactttttgttgtgtttggtCAAGTtgtcttcatcttcctcttcttcatcaAGCTCTGATTCTTCCAGCAGTTCATCTGATTCAGAAGATGAGGTAAGATCTAACTTATTGGAATCTATCATGTTTTGTTCATGAGGTTTATTTAAGACAGATTTTGGTAACATGTTTTAGAATATTCTTAGAGGGCCTGGTTTGGATAAGACCATTTAGTTTTTATGCATTTGGTACTTATGATAAAGTTGTGAATTTTagacatatatatttaatatatgtgTCTAAATATGATGTATTGATTCTATTAATATTAATGATTAAtgtattaataattaatatattcatTAAATTAGTATATAATATATAACTATTTAATAGTTTCTATATGAGCACTACAGATTTTGGTGTCCTGGCTTGTAAAATGGATCCATTTTAACACTGAATTGCTCTTTTAATAGAATCCCCTATCTAatcataaaaatgcaaaaataccatttttacttTCTAGCAAAAGTCTTCGTTACAGATAATCAGATTCTACATTACACACCTAAATAATAAACAGAATCTAGAGCACCTGGATTTTTCAccagtttgcattttttcaatGCAGGAGAGTTATGAAGGTCCTCCACTAAAAGAATCAATTGTAGCGTACTTTATTCCTCAGGAGAACATTATAACATGTAGGAATttgatgtttccttttctttacatttaacATAAATCTTTAATTCTAATGAGAACAAATTCaagtttgtgtttttccttctttttctacAATATTTGTGGATAGGATaaaaagcaagggaagaaaagaaggaaaaagaagtatcGCTCCTCACGGAAATCTTCAGCAAGCACAACTTCAGAATCTGAGTCAGACAGCAAGGTAAATATGCAGGTGTGTTCTCTTGGCAAGTTTTCCTGGTTGGtgttaaaaaaacataaataattttgactTCCGCATTTTAATGTGGATTTTCATCTTGCACACTTAAAGCCGTGTATTCTCATTGAGCCTGAGCTGCACTTGTATCTTCCACATGCAGTGTGGAATCTGCCTCCACTGGCCACAATTCCTGGTGGAAATAATTTGATCTTTAGAAAATGAACATGGTTTATTCCAGCAATTTGTAgtcatttttctgatttcagacGTACACAGCTTTTGTGCTGCTCAGATGTTTAGTTTTATACTACATTAACacttaaaatgttcttttgaaTATGCAATTTAATTGAGCACTATCTCTGAAAATGCAGGTATTGCAGGATACCTGTGGCCAGAACATTACCTTTCTAAATATCTGAGTAGTTTCCTGTTGAAGAACTGAGCCTTTCCCAAAtatattaaattgttttttccttttctgaagtaTAGCAATATAGATACATGGGATTACTGAATGAAcaaaaaagtgaagaagatacATGAGGCAatttgttctgttatgttagcatttttctgtcttacaCTATATAGTTACTGTACTTCTTgcttaaatattaataatacaaTGAGTTTTTAAGATTCTCTGTGTAGACTTTATCACAGGCTTTCACTGGAATTCCTGATTCAGTGGGATATAAATTGTAATGAATGACTGTTTGCAGACACCTATGAATTTGTGCTAATGGAAGGTTAAAAACTTTTGCTACATAAAGGGACCCAGAAATACCCTTACTGCAGAAAACTCTGGGGCAATACCTGCTTAACTTCATCTGATCAGCAGAGATGGACATAGATAAAGACTCCCAACTGTTACATGTTATATGTAGTTACAGAAGTGATAGCTGATATCCTTCCTACAGGCTCTCTAAGTTTCTAGCAAGGATGCTGTTACTTGATTCCATACAGACCTTCTCATGCTGCTGGATCAGGAAATCAGCAGCTGCATCGCAATTACAGCTTTTTATATTATTCTTGTCAAGTGCAAGGTAGAAAGGACAATCTTGAAGAATTACCTTCAATAGACATAAAAAAGCTATTGGTCAGACTGCTTTGgggatttcttcctttttcatgaaacgattttgttgtggtttgttttcctttctatttaGGATAGCACAAAAAAGAAGAGGTCAAAGGAAGActgtgaaaaagagaaggtatttttattcttgaaatCCTTCGATCAGAACTGCATGTTGCATACATAATggagcttttgtttttaatattgaatGCCTCACTTTACATCTATGGAAATTTTCTGTCCAAACCCACCCAGTCAGAAGGTATCCAGTGCACCCAATTTGAAGTAGACTTTTAGTTGGATTCAGCTCCTGTTTTAGTATATGTTCTTAGTGGAAACCACTGGATCTGTTCTTGTTACAAAGGTAAATCAAAACTGTATCTAATCTGCTAGAGCACATCAGCTGCATTCTAGTGTTTTGGGGTTTACCTTTAGCTGTCACATTGAGCTAAAAATATGTGTGATGGTATTTTCAGTGGCATACCTGGTAGGCTATTGGCTTGTTGCtgtaaattaagaaataaaagcagaggatCTCTTTATTTAAATGTAGTCATAATTATAGATACTATACTTACAACAGCTTTGGAgaattgcagagaaaaatgtattcgCGTAAGAAAAACTACCTTATTCTGTCATTTCTCTAAGCATGAAaatcctctctccttcccaccacCACACCATTTTGTACACTCATCCATTATCTTTAACGTAAACAATCTAACTGACTTCAATTTTAGTTATTCATACAGTATGGGTAAactaaaaatgctttcagagtCCATCCTAGTCTTTCTCTCCAGTTACCTTTCTTTCTTATCATGTTGGCCTCTACTGCTCCGGTCAATAGTATTGACTTCAATGTACAAATTCTCCATTGCACAAGGCAGATGTTTTGATTTTCCCCCcgccctgctcctgcttctaTTTTACAGTGTCCATTTCCCATCTCATCCTTTTGAATGGCTTCTCTTTGAAGACCAAGTATCTACCATAGTCCCTTATTGTAGCACTACTTTCACACATCTGAAAGCAAAGGGTATTTGGGGACTAGAGGTCTTTCTTCCCCTACCTGCAGATCCCCCATATGTCAGATGGGCTGCATCCTGTGCACTTTCCATGAGTTCTTTTGGGAAGTTTCTGGTCTTAGAAATTGAGTGAGAGAAAGTACCTTCAGTCTTAGGAACACGTTGCCTTGTCCAGAGCAACGGAAGTACAGGGAGCAGAAAAGTAACTCATCAGAACAATCTCACACAGCatcaaaatgttttagaaacTATCCTTTAAATGCACTGGAATTAAATATGATGTGTTACAAGTACagctggcagggacagcttGTGGTTCAACACATACACAGAGggagctttttctttcatgaacaAAGCAAGAGTCTGAAGCTACAGTGTTTGTATGTATACATTGAGACATCTTCTGTTCCTCATTATTTAAAAGTGATGAAAcgttttattttcaaatgcttacTTCTTCATGTGTTATTACTTAAAATAAGAGActatttttcctctcacttttaGAAAGTTGCTGTATCTTGGtaacaaggaaaaggaatatacagaaaattactattttcaCTTAACAGTTTGGTAGGGTAGTTTGATGATGATGGGTAACTAGTTTAATGTcaataatactttaaaatatttcacaactTAGAAGTGATATTTCAATCTTAAATTTTAAGCAGAAGTTTTATAAAATTTGAAAGGTCCGTCTTCATTcacaaatacattattttgtGTAGGAAGGTAAAAATCatcacaggaaaaggaagaaagcagatcGTGGTGATGGACCTTTATCGTCAGAATCTGTGTCTGAATCGGATCAGACAGAGGAGGTCAGTGTGAATCCTCAGTTTCCGATGTTACAGTGCTTGTAGCTTACTGATTTATATCAGTGAATGATGAACTAGCTTAGATTTAATACACTGTAGAAAGGTTCTGCTCTGTACAGGTGAATTGAAGTGTGCAGTGCACTCAAAGTTTTTCgtagttttccttttaaaataaactttcaagGGTTGTTTAGCTTCTATCACCTACAagtaattttgaattaattttcttgagAATCAACTTTTTATGGATGCTACATTTGGTTGAATTTTCTTTAGGTGCAAGcgaaaaagaagaaaagcaatgaggaaaaggagaaaacagcaagtATCCCTCTTACTCATACTGTAGTTTTAGGATATAAATACTCTGTACTCAGTTAATTTCCAGTTTCACATTTTTCACTAATATAAATGTTTATAGCAATAGTCTGCTGTTGCATTTAAATTAACAGTTTCTCTGTTTACTTGCTGAAGTCACTTTTTCAATTGTTGAAGAAGAATTTGTCACTCTTTTACCTATATGTGATTTGAGATTTATACAACTTTAACACTTACtgtagaatatattttattctgtatcaACCTCCTAGAACGACTAATACCTGTGTGGTACCAAGTAGAGGAGCAGTTTGCCACACAGACATATATATCAGTGCTGCTCCTTCGTTAACATTGTGTGTAATTCCTTGGTAAGCCTTCTTTGCCACCATGGAAGGGGCCTTAGGACATAATTGCTGCAACATCTACGCCATAATAACTCTTCCCCCGACCAAATAAAAAGCTACcagcaacttttcttttttcaattttttttatttgtatctgTTGGTAAAAGTGAGAGGAAGGTTCAGTAGTGATTTATATAGAATCCAGATTTACCACATGTACCTGAGGTTCCTCAGTTAGGAGTATAGTGGACTTGGGATCCTAAATGCCCGCTTGAGATGTCTGGGTATCTGTCTCCCCTGTCAGCAGCAGTGTTCCTTATTAGGCATCTCAGTTGTCGAGATGAGGTAGGGCAAATGGGAGGTCTACATTAGTCACCTAAAAATACAAGCATAGGAATATCAGTGGTACACATTTTTCCGTGGAActtgtttgtattttcagacTCATATGAACCGTTTGCTGTGACCTTTCTAGTGATTGCATATGGTCTTTTTCATACTAGACTTGTATAAAACAAAGCTTTAATACcgattgtttcatttttgtaatgCCACACCTATTTGAGAATTTCAGTTGAAATTCTGCTTGCAAAAAGACAAGATTGCATCTCTTAGCTTCTGTATTACAGTGATCAGCATACTACCTTCAGGACTGAGTCCAGTAGGGTTAATTTgagtgtatttatttatatttacagtTGAGAtcataattgttttattttaaacaaagtacAAGTGATAGCCTAGCCAAGTGCAGTTGAGCTATTTAATGGTACACAGTGAATTTAGGTGCTTACTTTAAAATCTGTAAACATCCTAGTTATTCCCAAATACGTAAGATGTCACTACTGGTCACAGCACTTCCTTATTACTTTCTCAGTAATCTATAATGCTctgaaaatcatttaaaatattaggAAATGTAATAGTGATGGTGATGAGAGGTGTGAAATAGCCATACTGTAGTGGAGATAAATTTAAATTGAAGGCTGCTCGTAATAGTGAAAATTGCTGGgtaaagtatttcttttgtgATTTCTCAATAGGCTTCTGTAGAAATCTCTTTTGAAGCATCTTTCAAAAGATACCCTTTCTGTGCTCTCATTTTGCATTAGCAGAATGTAATAGTAATTGCATTATACgataacttcctttttttttttttttaggataaaacaaaaaagagaaagaagcacaAGAAACAtggtaaaaagaagaaaaagaagtctgcTGGTTCAAATTCGGAttcagaataatattttaaagcaacGTGAGACTATCAACAGAAGTGCAATGACTAAAGGAAACTTAAACTGTGAAATGACAGCAAACTTTACCAAACTGCATgagttttcctgtgttttagaAATATTCCTAATCTTTCAGTAGCCATCCAGAtatgcagctgtgctgggaaagaCCATTGTTATTGCCTGCTGCTTAATACATGAGGTACAACTTCTATAAAATTCCAGTAAGCAGTGTTAGATGTTTGAGACAAGATGAGATGGTAGGCCAGCTGAGGTataaaatattggaaaataAGAGAGATAAACTTTTTAGATAGTTAAAATAGTCTTTTAAAGCATTAGTAATAGTCTTTATTTGTAAATCAGGACAAATTAAATCCCAAGTTCATCCTGCAGGTTAATATTATGCATAAACTACTACAAGCTGGTGTCTGCTAATGGAAAATTAACAATAACATTTAAAAGGCTGCCTTTGTAGAAATGTGTATCATCTGCCCCATTACCGTCTCCATGCATATGTGAAAGGGAATGCTACCATTTTGGCTACCTGAACTGGGTGCCCTTCCCTTTGATTCTTGCAAATCTCTGCTGTTTTTAATCCGTGCATCTCTGCATTCCTGGGAAGCTAGAGCTATTGTCAGCAGCCTTTTCTGAATAAGCAGTTTTGAGCTTCCGAGCATGTGCTTCTGCATTAAGCAAGAGCAATGACATTTTGCAGTATAACTGACAGTCAAAACCTGAAGATTTTACCTCTGCTTCTTTGAAATGGCGATAGACCTTTGCTAGTAAATATGCATATTtcatttaatgtaattttggtTTAATTGAAAACTTCTTGCAAACACTGGTAGCTTTCTTTGCATTATCTTTAGAATTGTTTTGCATGATTTGtaccatttttaaattaacaaaatgCAGGTAATCATTTGTTGTAACCAGTTCTTTGAATTACATTTTACATGCAGAGTTTCATGTATGTATTTAGTTATAGTTAAGTTCATTGCTGTGTTTAAGTGCACACTTGCTGAAGTTATTTAGCATGTAAAAAGCAGGGTTTTGATACTTTAACAGCTTCATATTGAAGCTGATTTTACTCTAAGCAAGTTCAGTGGCAGATCTGTTATGTGACGTGTCTTGTTAGATAAAAAAACTACTGCCAGAATCTCATTAAAGATACTGTTTAAACagtttgtatttatatttttgtactTGAGGGCTACAGAATGTTGATCTAAGTCATAAAGCTGTTTTACTTTAGTTTAGTTGCTTTAGATaactgaaaaaaagcttttttaaattacatgtgCACACAAGAAAACACAAGCAACCATTTGATTTTAGTTTACATGAAATTCTCACTCTATCTTCCATTGAAA
It encodes the following:
- the FAM133B gene encoding protein FAM133B isoform X3, with the protein product MGKRDNRVAYMNPIAMARARGPAPNSGPTIQDYLNRPRPTWEEVKEQLEKKKKGSRALAEFEEKMNENWRKELEKHREKLLGGNESSSKKKEKKKKEKKKSNRLSSSSSSSSSSDSSSSSSDSEDEDKKQGKKRRKKKYRSSRKSSASTTSESESDSKVNMQDSTKKKRSKEDCEKEKEGKNHHRKRKKADRGDGPLSSESVSESDQTEEVQAKKKKSNEEKEKTAR
- the FAM133B gene encoding protein FAM133B isoform X1; amino-acid sequence: MGKRDNRVAYMNPIAMARARGPAPNSGPTIQDYLNRPRPTWEEVKEQLEKKKKGSRALAEFEEKMNENWRKELEKHREKLLGGNESSSKKKEKKKKEKKKSNRLSSSSSSSSSSDSSSSSSDSEDEDKKQGKKRRKKKYRSSRKSSASTTSESESDSKVNMQDSTKKKRSKEDCEKEKEGKNHHRKRKKADRGDGPLSSESVSESDQTEEVQAKKKKSNEEKEKTDKTKKRKKHKKHGKKKKKKSAGSNSDSE
- the FAM133B gene encoding protein FAM133B isoform X2, encoding MGKRDNRVAYMNPIAMARARGPAPNSGPTIQDYLNRPRPTWEEVKEQLEKKKKGSRALAEFEEKMNENWRKELEKHREKLLGGNESSSKKKEKKKKEKKKSNRLSSSSSSSSSSDSSSSSSDSEDEDKKQGKKRRKKKYRSSRKSSASTTSESESDSKDSTKKKRSKEDCEKEKEGKNHHRKRKKADRGDGPLSSESVSESDQTEEVQAKKKKSNEEKEKTDKTKKRKKHKKHGKKKKKKSAGSNSDSE